A genomic window from Triticum urartu cultivar G1812 chromosome 7, Tu2.1, whole genome shotgun sequence includes:
- the LOC125518176 gene encoding uncharacterized protein LOC125518176 → MFKQDWRNYGVTVMCDSWTGPTEFIYREIRKVVVEEIGSENVVQIVTDNGSNYKKACKTLAEQPEFSHIVWQPCAAHTVNLMLKDVAKFCEIDVIVKSAKQICRFFYNHNNLHDSMKKNIGGELIKPNATRFGTVFMFLESFHCKKDEFRKWMVSDDWKGSTWNGVADYVFAEELLSSNMWWATLDWVLAVLEPLYKALRYADTQKRCTLSRFKKSMMTAIQKLESHLGGGSQMFHRVMSKVSKRIDAMQEGTLLVAGSYKTN, encoded by the exons ATGTTCAAGCAAGACTGGAGGAACTATGGTGTAACTGTGATGTGTGACTCATGGACAGGGCCTACTG AGTTTATCTATAGAGAGATCAGAAAGGTCGTTGTGGAAGAGATAGGTTCTGAGAATGTTGTTCAAATCGTAACTGATAATGGGTCAAATTACAAGAAAGCATGTAAAACTCTGGCAGAACAACCAGAGTTTAGTCATATTGTTTGGCAGCCATGTGCTGCCCACACTGTTAACCTCATGCTTAAGGATGTTGCTAAGTTTTGTGAGATTGACGTGATAGTTAAAAGTGCTAAGCAAATCTGTAGATTTTTCTACAATCACAATAACCTACATGATAGCATGAAAAAGAACATTGGTGGTGAACTCATAAAACCGAATGCGACCCGGTTTGGAACGGTGTTCATGTTCTTGGAGAGTTTCCATTGTAAGAAAGATGAGTTTAGGAAATGGATGGTGTCCGATGATTGGAAGGGAAGTACTTGGAACGGTGTTGCTGATTATGTGTTCGCTGAAGAGCTGCTATCTAGTAATATGTGGTGGGCAACTTTAGACTGGGTTCTTGCTGTGCTAGAGCCACTCTACAAAGCCCTTAGATATGCTGATACACAAAAGAGATGCACCCTATCTAGATTCAAGAAGAGTATGATGACAGCAATACAAAAGTTGGAAAGTCATCTTGGTGGTGGATCACAAATGTTTCATAGAGTCATGAGCAAGGTGTCCAAGAGGATCGATGCTATGCAAGAAGGCACACTATTGGTTGCAGGTAGTTACAAAACTAACTAA
- the LOC125524548 gene encoding uncharacterized protein LOC125524548, translating into MDLGHGPPCSSFHPLYHGRDEAQSLATPTSSGHEVLDPPHLDRAAVSRHHHVNPAASSTIDDVHTDGRAPPPPPPILGYWRTCRCSQRPLSSLSQYFPCLRGGFTARRQRRFYRLWGWMSCYRFVHTILNYKVTYYCVERSKKKMQTRFLSSW; encoded by the exons ATGGATCTAGGCCATGGCCCTCCCTGCTCGTCCTTCCACCCCCTCTACCACGGCAGAGACGAGGCCCAATCACTCGCCACCCCCACGAGCTCCGGGCATGAGGTCCTAGACCCGCCTCATCTAGATCGGGCCGCCGTGTCGCGCCATCACCACGTGAACCCGGCTGCCTCCTCCACGATTGACGACGTCCACACGGACGGCCGtgcaccaccaccacctcctcctatACTCGGCTATTGGAGGACGTGTAGGTGCTCCCAGCGgcctctctcctctctctctcaatATTTTCCATGTTTGCGCGGGGGATTCACTGCTCGTCGCCAGCGCAG GTTTTACAGGTTATGGGGGTGGATGAGCTGCTATAGATTTGTGCACACAATTCTAAACTACAAAGTCACATACTACTGTGTTGAAAGATCAAAGAAAAAAATGCAAACCAGATTCTTGTCTAGTTGGTAG